Part of the Quercus robur chromosome 5, dhQueRobu3.1, whole genome shotgun sequence genome, ctttaatttttagactgcATGATACTTTGGAGTAACATGTGGTAACCAATGTTTCTACAGGACTTGGACATCTCTGATGTGTCTGTATTGTACAATGTCGATGAGCCCACTGTTCGAAGTTTTAATGGCTGCAGGGTTGCAGATCAAATTCTTAAGCTTGTTCCAAATGTTGAGGTGAAATTCTTCCTACTGTATCGTGTTTAGTTGGTCTATGAATTTAACTTGATACAACCTTTTACCTTTTTTTGGGGTATATCATTGGTATTTGGTCTGTACGTAAAATACTCTTTTTTGAATTGTAGCATTTTTGCACAACACTCCGATGCATGAAGTTTTGGGCCAAAAGGCGTGGCGTTTATTCCAATGTGAGTCCTTTTTATTGCCAGGTAATATTGGATAATGTTATGTTTTCCGTTTCTATTTATCTATTTCATGTGTTCATGTTCAGGTGACTGGATTTCTTGGGGGTGTGAACTGGGCACTTCTTGTAGCTCGTGTGTGCCAGCTTTATCCTAATGCAGTTCCTAGTATGCTTGTCTCTCGATTTTTTAGGGTTTATACACAGTGGCGTTGGCCAAACCCTGTGATGTTATGTGCAATTGAAGAGGAAGAACTTGGATTTTCTGTATGGGATCCTCGTAAGAATCCTCGAGACCGGACTCATCACATGCCTATCATAACTCCTGCTTACCCATGCATGAATTCTAGCTACAATGTTTCAACAAGCACCCTTAGGGTTATGATGGAGCAGTTCCAACATGGTAACAAGATTTGTGAGGTGAGAAGTTTCGTTTTTTCTTGTCTGTGAAgtaaattttctttgattgtgtATATTTtgatcactttttttttgttctcgtTTATTGCCTAAATCCAGGAGATAGAACTCAATAATGCTCAGTGGAGTGATCTATTTCAGCCATACTTCTTCTTTGAAAGCTACAAGAACTATCTGCAGGTTGACATAGTTGCAGTTGATACTGATGACTTGCTTGCTTGGAAAGGCTGGGTTGAATCTAGGCTGAGGCAATTGACTCTGATGGTAATATTTATGcatttttgttggtttgtggCACAAAAAACTCTGTAGTATATAGCAAAATGGAAAGATAGCAAATGAGTGACAGAGGTGTTTCTTTCATCCCTATTTTGTACTTTTGTGCTTGCAGATTGAGCGGGACACATTTGGGAAGTTGCAATGCCATCCTTATCCTCACGAGTATGTGGATACATCAAAGCAGTGTGCCCATTGTGCCTTTTTTATGGGTTTGCAAAGGAAACAGGGGGAGATGGTCCAAGAAGGTCAGCAGTTTGATATCCGTGGGACTGTTGATGAATTCAGGCAATCTGTAAACATGTACTCGTATTGGAAACCGGGGATGGAAATTTATGTTTCTCATGTTCGTAGAAGGCAAATTCCTTCATATGTGTTTCCAGATGGTTATAAACGAACTCGACCCTCAAGGCCTACAGCCCAGCAGCAGGCTGATAAATCATCTCATGAATATGGTGAAGTTGGCGGGACTGGCTCCAGTGAGAGATGCCTTAAGAGGAAAAACAGTTCTGATGCAGTGGATGTGAAACAAGGCATGCCTGTAAAACGGCTATCTATTAGCCCTCAGAGACGGGATTCGATTTCTCCTGACATTATCAGTAATAAGTTGAGCAGTGTGTCTTCAGATAATTTGGCATCTCATTCAGGGGGAAATAATGCAACTGCTGAAAGGAACAGAACTTGGCAGGTTGACACTGGTAAAGTGGAAGATTTGGCATCGAATTGCAGGATTACTGGGACTGGGTCTGTCGAGCAAGATCGGAGCTCGATGGAGGGTGCTAAAAGGTCCAATTTGGAGCTAGTTGAAGCTCAAAAAAGGATGCTATGCCCAGAAGCTGAGACAGCAGGATGTGCCTCAAATTCCAGTATTATCACTACAACCCCTGCAAGTGAGGTCAGTTCCTGTGAAGATGCTGGATTTGGATCAGTGGTAGGTAGCAGTGAGGGGAATACTGGGAGTGTGGAAGGAAGCATTGAAGGGAGTAATAACATAGGATCTTCTGTGGCTGATTCGTGTGAGGCACACTCAATATCTCCTTTGGAGAATGGATGCATTTATGGCGATGGAGTTCTACAAGACGGATATCAGGAAGAGTTAGAGGTTTTGGATTTAAGTTCCTTCAATTACCgtgattttctttaatttatcaattttggTTGCTTGCATCATCTATTTATTCTCTCTTCTTTGACATTTTACTAGTAGGATGATTTCTTATATCTTCAGTCCGACCAGTAGATTGTTTTGTCTGAATTTATTTGTGATCGTCCTTACCAGTGCTGTACAACCTTAGGTGGACAGTTGAGAGTCGCACTCTAGTAGGGCTACTGTGCCCAGAGTGCACGAAATACagatatatctttttattgttattttttattggtttttgaCTAATTTCATCTTTGATATGTTGTATGTGCTGACCGATCTTAtctaatttcttaattttttccttttgctttctATGTGAAGCCAAATGCTGCAGTTGGGATGGTAATCAATTCTAGGGGTGAAGCAAACTTGGAAGCTGTGGAGAAACCAGTTGTAAGGCatgcattttgaaattttaacctTTATATTTGGGATTATTCTCATATTGTTTGTCTTTATactgctttctttctttttgttttccctttctATCTTTTCCCAACTTACTCTTAATAGCAGGCTGAGTTTAACGTCAACGGCGTGAAAGATTAGAAGTTGGGTCAATGGCTATATTTGGCTGCGAAAACATTTTGCCCAGAATAGAAAGACAGAAAGCCAGCAGTTCGGGTAAGTGTTATTTTAATTGCTGgctttcatttctttctttttttcaggCATACTTGCTTAGTCTGCATTGCGGATTGGGAACCAATCGGCACCAACTGAAAGACACCTGTGGGGGTTATACTCTGCCATGTGTACAGATAATACTCTTTTTAAGTTATGCTTTTCTGCTTGAGCTGTCTGCTCTCTTGCTCATGGGAGTATAGATGCTCTAGTGTTTAGCAGTTAGTCATAGGTTGTTcctttgtgattttttttttcgatttaAGTTTGTGAATcagaaaaataggaaaaaaaagaaaaaaaattttgaaaagaaaaaaaaaaaaaccaaaaggatGGAGATTGTGTGTTCTTTGGTTAGGGTTGAGGTCTTGTTTATATAGTAGTGCCTATGATTTGAGGTTAGGCTGTGAAACTTGTGTACACTGGTTGCtttgtaataatattttataatgttgaacctctctctctctctctgtgtggcTTATAAGTGGGTTTGACGTGTATTTATTAAGTTAAATTCTTGAGACAGTGGATCTGTATCTGATGTAATTAATATACAACACCTCTTAcgttatttataaaaaaaaaaaagtaattaataaaCAATACCTAGTGATGCAAAGCAACTCTCGAATATTCAGGGACTAGCATTTAATTAaagggtttatttatttacagGTTCTGTGAGTGATCCAACTATTTTGACTTTGGTATTTTATAAAATAGCTTTCGCTGGATTTATACAGAGACTGTGGGATGAACTTGAAACCGTTAGTTAGCACCGCCCCCCAAAAAAAGCTGGAAATAAAGAGTGAGTGCCAATTCCGTCATTGTAATTGACTTATCATCCATATTATAGATAGCCCTGCTGCAATAAAAGCGGTTGATATGCATGTCTGAGTCATGGCTTACATGGCTGAGATTTTTTTGTCACAAAAGTATCTGTGGCAAATTGGTTACACGTCAAAATCATTTGTGCAGGAGCAACTAAGTTGCGTCTTAGCTTAGCTTGGCCGGTTTGGCCCCAATCAACAGGGCCCAACTAAGGCAACTTGACCTAACTAGCCAATTCTAAAATGTCCattactttcttctttttcattacCAAACACTGCAATATGcctgcatttttttattatcaataattacAACCACGGGAGTTCATTGGATGTCTCTGTCGAAAACATGAGTAGCattagttgagttacaagacaCTAATAGGTCTGGTATGGATGTTTTAATTGACTTAAAAACAAagttgtaaataaatataactaCTAAAAAACCAAGGCTCTTGGCTAGTTTAGTGGAATTTCGTGCAAACTAGTGTAcgtgtgtttttgtttcttgtacttatttttattattttttgtatttatttttattaataatgtTGAAGGGGTTGAACTCTCTAGATTACTTGTTGGAAATATTACGAGgtgtcaattgagttacaagactcttgactaCATACTTTtagggcaaaacttagatacaatactTATGTATTGTTTCTTATGCGccattcttaaattttaataatcCGTTTAACCAATGACAAAAAATtcatctcttttatttatttatttatttatttttttacctctGGCATGCAAGAATGACTTTAGATATTTCCTCTCCAAATTCTCCTAATTAATATTGGAAGAACAAATTTGGCTACATAAATTCGATAATCCTTCAACAGTGATTTCTTTTTTACATCACCCAAAGCATATCTTCAACAGTGATTTCTTCTTTACAGTGACCATCTACGTGGCTACACCTATTGGACCATCTAAATTGAAGTGTTCATGATGTGGTGGTTAGCTGTACACAAGGATTATCTAAGAATTTTTGGATAAGGAGGAGGTATAATCCAAATTTGCAAAACACCTAAGGAACACgtaaattttttcacatttgttaaTAGTGGTGGACACGACTTTTATATGGACCCATTATTTTGGGTCAACCTAtttaataaatgtgaaaaagtctataaaaaaatttaatatccCTAACAAAATATAGGATAATTATGTGAATTAGTTAAGTGACTAcagtaaataataaataataataataattattttttttaatgggaagaaAGCCTATATCTGATAAGCTTGTTGAGAAAAACTATAGTAAATAAAGTACATTGAAAATgtgatttaaaatattaaagtaTTTACTTGAATGGACTAATTCTAGTGTAGGCGGCTATAGTAAAAAGTCAtacaaatgtatatatatttttaaatatagtcATACAATCTCAAATTTGCTTTTGAGAAGAATAagtcatacaattatatttataattatcctatattaaaatataagtaATATTAtaatcacaaattattttacaatatttttacaaatttttattgtggTCAACTTCTTATTGGTACTCATCTGGGCCTACcaataatatcacttttttatctactaataattactcactatatcaacaatttataaaacccttcgtaaaaaaatttatacttttagtatttttttttaaatataagataATTACATATGGATGAGATTTGAACCTAAATTTTAAATCccattatgattattattaggCAATGACCataattgatttcttttctatatatacAAAACTCAATCTTTTAGTGTACACAACACTCGAAGCAGATCTTAATATAGACAGCAAATTAGCTTCAAATAGAagttctaaatttaaaattcactttgtaattgattatttaattattacatGAAAGGATCATGCCACTGACTAAGCAAATCTTTCAACTATTTTAACTTACCTGGATAATATTCATAATTCTAAATTTTCTCACTTAACagataaaaataacaaatttatccaagctatatatatataaaagttacagtttttttaatttttttggatatggAATAAATATTGGTTGGACTGGACTAAATCTTTAAAGACTCCAATTTTCTggtctttcatttttttttttttttttttttaaatctagtGAATTCCAATATCTGTCAacgaaaaaaaacaaaaaaaaaaaaaaacagcatgACAAATTTGACATCCTAAATCCTATAAACAACGGCAATTTTATGATTCAAAATCTGTGTGTCTCAGTCTCTGTTTTCTAAGCTCTTCATAGTTTATTATATATAGcattacatacatacatacatacaaaaCACATACAGAGGAAAAATGGGGAAGGTAGTGGTGAGTGCAGCAGTGATATGTGCGGCAGCGGTGTGTGCGGCAGCAGCTGCGGTGGTGGTGCGGCGGCGTATGCAGAGGACGAAAAGGTGGGAGAAGGCCATGGCTATAGTGAAGGACTTTGAGGAGAAGTGTGGGACCCCAACTTGGAAGCTGGAGAAGGTGGCTGATGCCATGACTCAGGAGATGCACGCTGGGCTTGCTGCCTCTGATTCTCAAGGTGCCCCTACCATGCTCAAGATGCTCATCACCTATGTCAGCAATCTCCCATCTGGgtattctttcttaaaaaaaaaaaaaaaaaaaatggatacatggatttgagttttttttttggcttgtgtTTATGTTCCATTTGATTCATTCTGGCTTGATTTCATGTGGGTGTTTCTTGTTTTTGTCTATATTTATGTTGCACGTCTCAATTGTTCCatttttttgattgaattgTATGTGGGTGTTTTCCTATTATTTGGTTACTAtatgttgagagagagagagacagagtgcGTGTGTTTCATTTGATTCAGTCTGTCTTGATTTCATGCGGGAGTTTGTTGTCTATGTTTATGTTGCACGTCtcatttggtctttttttttggttcaattgtATGTGGGCGTTTTCCTCTCATTTGGTTAGTACGTGTTGTGTATGAGGGTGTCTGTGTGATTCATTTGATTCAGTCTGTCTTGATTTCATGTGgctgtttgttgtttttgtctATATTTATGTTGCATGCATGTCTCATTTGGTCCTTTTTTTGATTGAATTGTATTTGGGTGTTCCTGCTTTTACTTGATTAATATGTCtcgtttgtgtttatgttttatCCGTTGACAATCTCCCAAAATATTTGtgatgttatttttttaaaattttgactttaTGAGTAGACAGTGCAATATAGAGATTTAAGTTTAATGGATGATGGATcctctttttgtgtttttcctatttttagaGATGAGAAGGGATTGTTTTATGCGTTGGACCTTGGAGGAACAAACTTCCGTGTGTTGCGGGTACAATTGGGAGGGGGAGCTGTTGTTAATCAAGAAGTTTCCGAGGTGTCCATTCCTTTGGATTTGATGGTTGGAACTTCAGAGGTAAAGTTGTGTTGGTGCTTAACTGTTGTCACCGCTAATTCAAGCTTTATtatgcaaaaataaatgttaaaagtCACAAAATCTTGATGTGATTTCAGGCACTATTTGATTTTATAGCGGCTGAACTTGCAAAATTTGTCGACCAAGAAGGACCAGAATTTCAACTTCCTCCTGGTAGGCAGAGGGAACTAGGCTTTACCTTCTCGTTCCCTGTGATGCAATCATCAATTGCCTCTGGGAATCTTATTAAGTGGACAAAAGGCTTCTCTATAGATGATGCGGTAAATCCTAATTGCTTTGtgtctttttttgtttatcttCATTTATGTTTACCTATAGATTTCCTGGCATTTTTCCAATAAATTGAAGTATGTCTTTGATTATCGATCTGTTCTTTATCTAAATTGAACTTGTAAAATAAACTAATGTTAATAAGAAAATTCTGGTGATATCATAAAAGtattaataatcaatatattaaattagaataaaatgAAGTGCTAAAAACagaattttgagattttttacttatgtataaaaaaaagaatgatgagTTATCGTGATGGATACCCTTTAGGGTGTGTTGCACATGAGCCTACATATCCAGACATCTCCATAAATAGAATCAACTCCAGGTTAATGGTAAAGTAGTTACAAAAAGTAGTGACTATTATTTTAGTAGGAATATTCTGGTAACTTGTCAAGGTACTGGCAACAACAGCAAAGCCTTAATCCCAAAATTTGGAGTTAGCTATGGATGCTCGATAGATTAGATTGGGTTGGCCACATGAACTCCTTTCCTCTTTAAATTCTATTTGAAGTCATGCTCTTTGTCCTTTTTATTACTcaactaatgttatttttggcCTTCCTCTACCTTTTTCCTATCCCTCAACCTGGATAAACTCACTTTTTCTTACCGTTTCATTACTCGCTCTCCTCTGAACATGACAAAACCACCTCAAGTGACTTCCCCTCATCTTTTCATAAATAGGGG contains:
- the LOC126725345 gene encoding nuclear poly(A) polymerase 4-like isoform X3 produces the protein MVSSEGLSSSPAPPAAAATVAVAKKYGVTEPISMAGPTRADRQRSRDLEKFLVDAGLYESKQEAEKREEVLHRIRQIVKDWVKQLTRLRGYTDQMVEDANAVIFTFGSYRLGVHGPGVDIDTLCVGPSYVNREEDFFFILHNILAEMEEVTELQPIPEAHVPVMKFKFDGLSIDLLYASISLLVVPEDLDISDVSVLYNVDEPTVRSFNGCRVADQILKLVPNVEHFCTTLRCMKFWAKRRGVYSNVTGFLGGVNWALLVARVCQLYPNAVPSMLVSRFFRVYTQWRWPNPVMLCAIEEEELGFSVWDPRKNPRDRTHHMPIITPAYPCMNSSYNVSTSTLRVMMEQFQHGNKICEEIELNNAQWSDLFQPYFFFESYKNYLQVDIVAVDTDDLLAWKGWVESRLRQLTLMIERDTFGKLQCHPYPHEYVDTSKQCAHCAFFMGLQRKQGEMVQEGQQFDIRGTVDEFRQSVNMYSYWKPGMEIYVSHVRRRQIPSYVFPDGYKRTRPSRPTAQQQADKSSHEYGEVGGTGSSERCLKRKNSSDAVDVKQGMPVKRLSISPQRRDSISPDIISNKLSSVSSDNLASHSGGNNATAERNRTWQVDTGKVEDLASNCRITGTGSVEQDRSSMEGAKRSNLELVEAQKRMLCPEAETAGCASNSSIITTTPASEVSSCEDAGFGSVVGSSEGNTGSVEGSIEGSNNIGSSVADSCEAHSISPLENGCIYGDGVLQDGYQEELEPNAAVGMVINSRGEANLEAVEKPVAEFNVNGVKD
- the LOC126725345 gene encoding nuclear poly(A) polymerase 4-like isoform X1; amino-acid sequence: MVSSEGLSSSPAPPAAAATVAVAKKYGVTEPISMAGPTRADRQRSRDLEKFLVDAGLYESKQEAEKREEVLHRIRQIVKDWVKQLTRLRGYTDQMVEDANAVIFTFGSYRLGVHGPGVDIDTLCVGPSYVNREEDFFFILHNILAEMEEVTELQPIPEAHVPVMKFKFDGLSIDLLYASISLLVVPEDLDISDVSVLYNVDEPTVRSFNGCRVADQILKLVPNVEHFCTTLRCMKFWAKRRGVYSNVTGFLGGVNWALLVARVCQLYPNAVPSMLVSRFFRVYTQWRWPNPVMLCAIEEEELGFSVWDPRKNPRDRTHHMPIITPAYPCMNSSYNVSTSTLRVMMEQFQHGNKICEEIELNNAQWSDLFQPYFFFESYKNYLQVDIVAVDTDDLLAWKGWVESRLRQLTLMIERDTFGKLQCHPYPHEYVDTSKQCAHCAFFMGLQRKQGEMVQEGQQFDIRGTVDEFRQSVNMYSYWKPGMEIYVSHVRRRQIPSYVFPDGYKRTRPSRPTAQQQADKSSHEYGEVGGTGSSERCLKRKNSSDAVDVKQGMPVKRLSISPQRRDSISPDIISNKLSSVSSDNLASHSGGNNATAERNRTWQVDTGKVEDLASNCRITGTGSVEQDRSSMEGAKRSNLELVEAQKRMLCPEAETAGCASNSSIITTTPASEVSSCEDAGFGSVVGSSEGNTGSVEGSIEGSNNIGSSVADSCEAHSISPLENGCIYGDGVLQDGYQEELEPNAAVGMVINSRGEANLEAVEKPVQAEFNVNGVKD
- the LOC126725345 gene encoding nuclear poly(A) polymerase 4-like isoform X4: MVSSEGLSSSPAPPAAAATVAVAKKYGVTEPISMAGPTRADRQRSRDLEKFLVDAGLYESKQEAEKREEVLHRIRQIVKDWVKQLTRLRGYTDQMVEDANAVIFTFGSYRLGVHGPGVDIDTLCVGPSYVNREEDFFFILHNILAEMEEVTELQPIPEAHVPVMKFKFDGLSIDLLYASISLLVVPEDLDISDVSVLYNVDEPTVRSFNGCRVADQILKLVPNVEHFCTTLRCMKFWAKRRGVYSNVTGFLGGVNWALLVARVCQLYPNAVPSMLVSRFFRVYTQWRWPNPVMLCAIEEEELGFSVWDPRKNPRDRTHHMPIITPAYPCMNSSYNVSTSTLRVMMEQFQHGNKICEEIELNNAQWSDLFQPYFFFESYKNYLQVDIVAVDTDDLLAWKGWVESRLRQLTLMIERDTFGKLQCHPYPHEYVDTSKQCAHCAFFMGLQRKQGEMVQEGQQFDIRGTVDEFRQSVNMYSYWKPGMEIYVSHVRRRQIPSYVFPDGYKRTRPSRPTAQQQADKSSHEYGEVGGTGSSERCLKRKNSSDAVDVKQGMPVKRLSISPQRRDSISPDIISNKLSSVSSDNLASHSGGNNATAERNRTWQVDTGKVEDLASNCRITGTGSVEQDRSSMEGAKRSNLELVEAQKRMLCPEAETAGCASNSSIITTTPASEVSSCEDAGFGSVVGSSEGNTGSVEGSIEGSNNIGSSVADSCEAHSISPLENGCIYGDGVLQDGYQEELEPNAAVGMVINSRGEANLEAVEKPVVRLSLTSTA
- the LOC126725345 gene encoding nuclear poly(A) polymerase 4-like isoform X2 → MVSSEGLSSSPAPPAAAATVAVAKKYGVTEPISMAGPTRADRQRSRDLEKFLVDAGLYESKQEAEKREEVLHRIRQIVKDWVKQLTRLRGYTDQMVEDANAVIFTFGSYRLGVHGPGVDIDTLCVGPSYVNREEDFFFILHNILAEMEEVTELQPIPEAHVPVMKFKFDGLSIDLLYASISLLVVPEDLDISDVSVLYNVDEPTVRSFNGCRVADQILKLVPNVEHFCTTLRCMKFWAKRRGVYSNVTGFLGGVNWALLVARVCQLYPNAVPSMLVSRFFRVYTQWRWPNPVMLCAIEEEELGFSVWDPRKNPRDRTHHMPIITPAYPCMNSSYNVSTSTLRVMMEQFQHGNKICEEIELNNAQWSDLFQPYFFFESYKNYLQVDIVAVDTDDLLAWKGWVESRLRQLTLMIERDTFGKLQCHPYPHEYVDTSKQCAHCAFFMGLQRKQGEMVQEGQQFDIRGTVDEFRQSVNMYSYWKPGMEIYVSHVRRRQIPSYVFPDGYKRTRPSRPTAQQQADKSSHEYGEVGGTGSSERCLKRKNSSDAVDVKQGMPVKRLSISPQRRDSISPDIISNKLSSVSSDNLASHSGGNNATAERNRTWQVDTGKVEDLASNCRITGTGSVEQDRSSMEGAKRSNLELVEAQKRMLCPEAETAGCASNSSIITTTPASEVSSCEDAGFGSVVGSSEGNTGSVEGSIEGSNNIGSSVADSCEAHSISPLENGCIYGDGVLQDGYQEELEPNAAVGMVINSRGEANLEAVEKPVVSRLSLTSTA